The following are from one region of the Bactrocera oleae isolate idBacOlea1 chromosome 6, idBacOlea1, whole genome shotgun sequence genome:
- the Atox1 gene encoding LOW QUALITY PROTEIN: copper transport protein ATOX1 (The sequence of the model RefSeq protein was modified relative to this genomic sequence to represent the inferred CDS: substituted 1 base at 1 genomic stop codon) has protein sequence MPVHEFKVEMTCSGCANSVERVLNKLGAEKVEKITIDLDSKTVLVTSNLTADELLETIKKTGKATQYVGVKEXNELFCKFRKIAKLKMEV, from the exons ATGCCA GTACACGAATTTAAAGTGGAAATGACCTGTTCAGGATGTGCAAACAGTGTCGAGCGGGTCTTAAACAAGCTGGGAG CGGAAAAAGTTGAGAAGATCACTATTGATCTCGATTCCAAAACGGTGTTGGTGACATCGAATTTGACAGCCGATGAATTGCTGGAGACGATTAAGAAGACTGGCAAAGCGACTCAATACGTTGGGGTAAAGGAATGAAATGAACTTTTTTGTAAGTTCCGTAAGATTGCCAAATTGAAAATGGAAGTTTAA
- the ORMDL gene encoding ORM1-like protein encodes MTAIAGGHGEPNPNATWLGARGMWLAYGLGVLTVHLILLSVPFISIPMAWTITNLLHNAAHLYFLHLIKGAPWLSIENDGARRLTHWEQIDDGEQFTATRKFLTAVPIVLFLLTCIYTRNDPDHFIANFISLVLVTLPKLPQFHGVRLFNINKY; translated from the exons ATGACGGCAATTGCTGGTGGTCATGGTGAGCCAAACCCCAATGCTACATGGTTGGGTGCGCGTGGGATGTGGTTGGCCTATGGCTTAGGTGTGCTGACAGTACACTTAATTCTATTGTCGGTTCCATTTATTAGCATTCCAATGGCTTGGACTATTACAAACCTGCTGCACAATGCG GCACATTTATACTTTTTGCACTTAATAAAGGGAGCACCTTGGTTAAGCATTGAAAATGATGGTGCACGTCGTTTAACTCATTGGGAACAAATTGATGATGGTGAACAGTTTACAGCAACGCGCAAGTTTCTTACAGCTGTTCCGATTGTACT ATTTTTGTTAACCTGCATCTATACAAGAAATGATCCTGatcattttattgcaaattttatttcacttgtgCTGGTCACCCTGCCCAAACTACCACAATTCCATGGTGTTCGCCtcttcaatataaataaatactga
- the Poc1 gene encoding POC1 centriolar protein homolog isoform X1 — protein sequence MLNEELFTEPCLERHFSGHCSSITQVRFSPCGQRLATSSLDLSVILWDLKQAARCIRFSAHSGAVYNVCWSPKSNLVASASKDRTVKIWEPKIRGVSGEFLAHSKAVRSVDFDPSGTMLITASDDKTLKLWKVAQRKFLTSFTGHNNWVRAAKFSPNGQLIASCGDDKSLRIFDVTSGECVRTFTEERGMGRQVAWHPDGNLVAVALSCNRVKIFDIAEGELIQLYQVHSAPVNDLAFHPNGNFLLTGGDDDTIRLLDLLEGRPIYTLTGHTDKVCAVAFSPDGQHFASAGEDRQLLVWKSNLHTFDTNSFRSKQASFQKENNVSCHAATPHNSVVDTESKVCDDSILIDPRHSVAYKMRDENFQVLDSQYTTAKQQSVSSFTTSLRKQHETLDKLETDANADSISYNSNSSTSLLHMPNNPTNSCNNDVNEEHGAPSKYF from the exons ATGTTAAATGAAGAATTGTTCACAGAGCCATGCTTGGAACGACATTTTTCAGGACATTGCTCTAGCATAACTCAGGTCCGGTTTAGTCCTTGTGGCCAACGTTTGGCCACTAGCTCCTTAGACCTCTCCGTAATTTTATGGGATTTAAAACAAGCTGCTCGCTGCATACGCTTTAGCGCACATTCCGGTGCTGTATACAATGTTTGTTGGTCTCCTAAATCTAATTTAGTAGCATCGGCAAGCAAAGATCGTACAGTGAAAATTTGGGAACCAAAGATACGTGGAGTTTCTGGGGAATTTTTAGCACATAGCAAAGCTGTTCGAAGTGTAGATTTTGATCCTAGTGGAACTATG CTTATCACGGCTTCAGATGACAAAACTTTGAAGTTATGGAAAGTCGCACAACGGAAATTCTTAACTTCATTCACCGGACACAACAATTGGGTGCGTGCAGCTAAGTTCAGTCCTAATGGCCAATTAATAGCATCTTGTGGTGATGATAAATCACTAAGAATTTTCGACGTCACGTCAGGGGAATGTGTGCGTACTTTCACCGAAGAACGTGGCATGGGTCGACAAGTAGCCTGGCATCCAGACGGGAATTTAGTAGCTGTTGCGTTAAGCTGTAAtcgtgtaaaaatatttgacatTGCCGAAGGTgaattaattcaattatatcAAGTACATTCGGCGCCAGTTAATGATTTAGCTTTCCATCCAAATGGAAACTTTTTACTAACTGGAGGTGATGACGACACTATACGACTATTAGATTTACTAGAAGGCCGACCCATTTATACACTGACAGGTCACACTGATAAAGTTTGTGCTGTCGCATTCTCACCGGACGGACAGCATTTCGCTTCGGCAGGAGAAGATCGCCAG ttactCGTTTGGAaatcaaatttacatacatttgatACGAATAGTTTCCGAAGCAAGCAAGCTTCTttccaaaaagaaaacaacGTTAGTTGTCATGCTGCCACACCGCATAACTCGGTTGTAGATACAGAATCAAAAGTTTGTGATGACAGCATTTTAATTGACCCACGTCATTCAGTGGCATATAAGATGCGTGATGAAAATTTTCAGGTTCTTGATAGTCAATACACCACAGCAAAACAACAATCAGTAAGCAGCTTTACTACATCACTCCGAAAACAACACGAAACCTTAGACAAGTTAGAAACAGACGCAAATGCTGATAGCATCagttacaacagcaacagcagcacctCACTACTACACATGCCAAATAATCCAACCAATAGTTGCAATAACGACGTCAACGAAGAGCACGGCGCAcctagcaaatatttttaa
- the Poc1 gene encoding POC1 centriolar protein homolog isoform X2 — protein sequence MLNEELFTEPCLERHFSGHCSSITQVRFSPCGQRLATSSLDLSVILWDLKQAARCIRFSAHSGAVYNVCWSPKSNLVASASKDRTVKIWEPKIRGVSGEFLAHSKAVRSVDFDPSGTMLITASDDKTLKLWKVAQRKFLTSFTGHNNWVRAAKFSPNGQLIASCGDDKSLRIFDVTSGECVRTFTEERGMGRQVAWHPDGNLVAVALSCNRVKIFDIAEGELIQLYQVHSAPVNDLAFHPNGNFLLTGGDDDTIRLLDLLEGRPIYTLTGHTDKVCAVAFSPDGQHFASAGEDRQLLVWKSNLHTFDTNSFRSKQASFQKENNVSCHAATPHNSVVDTESKVCDDSILIDPRHSVAYKMRDENFQVLDSQYTTAKQQSVSSFTTSLRKQHETLVNIAIFQCASTQTSNEDYLQRELNALQTQLGEIVVTLRELEQRIICIENK from the exons ATGTTAAATGAAGAATTGTTCACAGAGCCATGCTTGGAACGACATTTTTCAGGACATTGCTCTAGCATAACTCAGGTCCGGTTTAGTCCTTGTGGCCAACGTTTGGCCACTAGCTCCTTAGACCTCTCCGTAATTTTATGGGATTTAAAACAAGCTGCTCGCTGCATACGCTTTAGCGCACATTCCGGTGCTGTATACAATGTTTGTTGGTCTCCTAAATCTAATTTAGTAGCATCGGCAAGCAAAGATCGTACAGTGAAAATTTGGGAACCAAAGATACGTGGAGTTTCTGGGGAATTTTTAGCACATAGCAAAGCTGTTCGAAGTGTAGATTTTGATCCTAGTGGAACTATG CTTATCACGGCTTCAGATGACAAAACTTTGAAGTTATGGAAAGTCGCACAACGGAAATTCTTAACTTCATTCACCGGACACAACAATTGGGTGCGTGCAGCTAAGTTCAGTCCTAATGGCCAATTAATAGCATCTTGTGGTGATGATAAATCACTAAGAATTTTCGACGTCACGTCAGGGGAATGTGTGCGTACTTTCACCGAAGAACGTGGCATGGGTCGACAAGTAGCCTGGCATCCAGACGGGAATTTAGTAGCTGTTGCGTTAAGCTGTAAtcgtgtaaaaatatttgacatTGCCGAAGGTgaattaattcaattatatcAAGTACATTCGGCGCCAGTTAATGATTTAGCTTTCCATCCAAATGGAAACTTTTTACTAACTGGAGGTGATGACGACACTATACGACTATTAGATTTACTAGAAGGCCGACCCATTTATACACTGACAGGTCACACTGATAAAGTTTGTGCTGTCGCATTCTCACCGGACGGACAGCATTTCGCTTCGGCAGGAGAAGATCGCCAG ttactCGTTTGGAaatcaaatttacatacatttgatACGAATAGTTTCCGAAGCAAGCAAGCTTCTttccaaaaagaaaacaacGTTAGTTGTCATGCTGCCACACCGCATAACTCGGTTGTAGATACAGAATCAAAAGTTTGTGATGACAGCATTTTAATTGACCCACGTCATTCAGTGGCATATAAGATGCGTGATGAAAATTTTCAGGTTCTTGATAGTCAATACACCACAGCAAAACAACAATCAGTAAGCAGCTTTACTACATCACTCCGAAAACAACACGAAACCTTAG TTAACATAGCGATATTCCAATGTGCTTCGACGCAAACTTCAAACGAAGACTATTTGCAGCGAGAATTGAACGCACTTCAGACGCAGTTAGGGGAAATTGTGGTAACATTGCGAGAGCTGGAACAACGTATTATAtgcatagaaaataaataa